The Coffea arabica cultivar ET-39 chromosome 8e, Coffea Arabica ET-39 HiFi, whole genome shotgun sequence genome window below encodes:
- the LOC113703250 gene encoding mavicyanin-like, giving the protein MKIEERKCWLCSEVLQVMDMAKKAILLLLTVMAVSGVSPTVYTVGDVGGWSSLCVVNYTEWAAAIEFQVGDILYFEYDPGFHNVVQVRREDYHACNAKNPIATYSSGKDYIKIKSPGHYFYICGFVDHCKLTDQKVDIRVPKHH; this is encoded by the exons ATGAAgattgaagaaagaaaatgttGGCTTTGCTCTGAAGTTCTCCAAGTCATGGACATGGCGAAAAAAGCGATACTACTTCTCCTCACTGTTATGGCTGTTTCTGGGGTCTCCCCCACTGTTTACACCGTGGGTGATGTTGGCGGTTGGTCGTCGTTGTGTGTGGTTAACTACACTGAGTGGGCTGCTGCCATAGAATTTCAAGTTGGAGATATTCTGT ATTTTGAGTACGACCCGGGGTTTCATAATGTGGTGCAAGTGAGGCGGGAAGACTACCATGCATGCAACGCAAAAAATCCCATAGCCACCTACTCGTCAGGCAAAgactacatcaaaatcaagagcCCTGGCCATTACTTCTACATCTGCGGTTTTGTTGATCATTGTAAACTCACTGACCAGAAGGTTGATATTAGGGTCCCTAAACATCATTGA
- the LOC113704461 gene encoding F-box/kelch-repeat protein At3g23880-like, with product MDQYILENILSRLPPKDLYTCQRVCKYWYSIISNIISSPFSIFITSPTAVLNYNACLSNEDVEKAWKKVPKPGGMHTKYIRLIGSYNGLICLRYEDYNMALWNPCTGLFKTVKNNFQCIDYPFCGFGPNSSTAAGGYVIVLGCKYFVRFGVMNDKLGQYVWKSIQHNKDYVYRESIGVLVNGNLHWPACWGIRKKVILYNLDEGKLEEFKGPDKQETTNFRIGNFKGNLCATFKDGRMFEIWVMKDYRVEESWMWLYNIEGFVLHDALVPLGFLKNGDIIIEVDRRFIARYSFAYKTAKVLRFLRGTKSSAVSFVETLAKPNI from the coding sequence ATGGATCAGTATATATTGGAGAATATATTGTCAAGGCTTCCACCCAAGGACCTCTACACATGCCAGCGCGTCTGCAAATATTGGTATTCAATAATCTCCAACATAATCTCAAGTCCATTCTCAATCTTCATAACCTCTCCAACTGCAGTTTTAAATTACAATGCATGTTTGAGCAACGAAGACGTCGAAAAAGCATGGAAGAAGGTTCCTAAACCTGGTGGAATGCACACTAAATATATTCGGCTAATTGGTTCGTACAATGGCCTAATATGCCTTCGCTATGAAGATTACAACATGGCATTGTGGAATCCATGCACGGGATTGTTTAAAACGgtaaagaataatttccaatgTATTGATTATCCATTTTGCGGGTTTGGCCCCAATTCGTCCACTGCTGCAGGTGGTTATGTAATTGTATTAGGATGTAAATATTTTGTCAGATTTGGTGTTATGAATGACAAACTTGGGCAATATGTCTGGAAAAGTATTCAGCATAATAAAGATTATGTGTATCGTGAAAGTATTGGGGTTCTTGTGAATGGAAATCTTCATTGGCCAGCATGTTGGGGTATCAGGAAAAAGGtgattttgtacaatttggatgaaGGAAAGCTGGAGGAGTTCAAGGGACCTGATAAGCAGGAAACAACAAACTTCAGAATTGGAAATTTTAAGGGAAACCTTTGTGCAACTTTTAAGGATGGTAGAATGTTTGAGATTTGGGTAATGAAAGATTATCGTGTCGAGGAATCTTGGATGTGGTTGTATAATATTGAAGGATTTGTGCTTCATGATGCTTTGGTGCCACTAGGGTTCTTGAAAAATGGTGATATCATTATTGAGGTAGACAGGCGTTTTATAGCACGGTATAGTTTTGCTTATAAAACTGCAAAAGTTCTGAGGTTTCTTAGGGGTACTAAATCTTCTGCAGTTTCATTTGTGGAGACCCTGGCTAAAccaaatatttga